A stretch of the Thermodesulfovibrionales bacterium genome encodes the following:
- a CDS encoding HU family DNA-binding protein — translation MTKAELVEKIAGGAGLSKTQASKALDATLDAIKAALKKGQKVTLVGFGTFSVSKRKARKGRNPKTGEEIKIPAMKVPRFTAGKAFKDAIK, via the coding sequence ATGACTAAGGCTGAACTTGTTGAGAAGATTGCAGGCGGTGCAGGTCTTTCAAAGACTCAGGCATCTAAGGCACTTGATGCCACACTTGATGCAATCAAGGCAGCACTAAAAAAGGGCCAGAAAGTCACATTAGTCGGGTTTGGAACTTTCTCTGTTTCAAAAAGAAAAGCAAGAAAAGGTCGTAATCCGAAGACAGGTGAGGAAATCAAGATTCCGGCTATGAAAGTGCCAAGATTTACTGCAGGAAAGGCTTTTAAGGATGCCATAAAATAG